In one Nicotiana sylvestris chromosome 8, ASM39365v2, whole genome shotgun sequence genomic region, the following are encoded:
- the LOC138874843 gene encoding uncharacterized protein: MITALVTTLHARTHGGGGKVGRCRPRGVGQSNGTQSRCYAFPARPEAVASDAVIIGTISICHRDASVLFYPWSTYSYVSSLFGPYLDVIHESLDVPIYVSTPVGNFVIVDRVYRSCEVIFCAYQTRADLILLNMVDFEVILGMDWLSLYRAILDCHAKTISFVMP, encoded by the coding sequence ATGATTACTGCACTAGTTACCACACTACACGCACGCACGCACGGAGGTGGAGGGAAAGTGGGTAGGTGTCGCCCTAGAGGTGTAGGCCAGTCAAATGGCACTCAGTCTAGATGCTATGCATTTCCAGCTAGGCCGGAGGCAGTAGCCTCTGATGCAGTGATCATAGGTACTATTTCTATTTGCCATAGGGATGCCTCAGTATTATTTTATCCATGGTCTACTTATTCCTATGTTTCTTCTCTATTTGGTCCTTACCTGGATGTAATTCATGAGTCCTTGGATgttcctatatatgtgtctacaccagtgggtaaTTTTGTTATTGTGGATCGGGTCTACCGGTCCTGTGAAgtgattttctgtgcttatcAGACCAGAGCTGATCTTATATTGcttaatatggttgattttgaggttatcctgggcatggactggttgtctctcTACCGTGCCATtcttgattgccatgccaagactatttcCTTTGTGATGCCCTAG